The Thermoanaerobacterium thermosaccharolyticum DSM 571 region ATAAATTGCACCGCTGTGGTGATGATACACCGCAGTCCCTCGTCAGTCAAGGGCAAGGACCACGTCTCAGCTTTGCTGCGTTTCACTTCACAAAGCTGACCCTTGACAGCCTCGCTCCTGCGATGGTTTGGATAATTAAGCGGTGCTAAAAATAAAGCAAATAAAGATTTAAAACTCAATTTAAAAATTCGAAGATTGACAAAGAGAGCCGGAATTGTCAGGTTGGTAATTTCACCATAAGGGCTTAAGACCCAGCAAGGGAGCATAACTGACATCCACCTCATGTAAGGCAGAACGAAGGAATTAAGGACAAAGATCCTGTGAGACATGGGAGGGTATGCCACATGAGCTTAAGTGGAATTCATAGGCCAAAATATGGAAAAACAACAGAAGCTTATTTGGGATACCTATCATATGTAAAATTAATGAATAAATAGCATTAATATACATGAGGGCTCCTTTGAAGATCATGAAAATTTGAGAATGAGTGAGATATTAAAAGAAAATCAAAGATTATAGAGGGAGGTATTTATGTTTAAAAGTTATCGCAGCCGATTGTTTGCAATAATATTTGGAGTTTCGGTTTTTGTGTACCTTCTTTCATTTGTACACATTATAAAAGGGATTGGAAATAACATATTTACATCTATTTTAATTTTGCTTATTTCAGTTTTTATAGCAATGAGAGAATCTAAATACATGTCATATCCTCTGGAAAAATTAAATGAATGTGTTAAAAGAATTACAAATGGTGAATACGATTATAATATTGATATAGATGTAACAGAAGAATTTGCAGAGTTATCAAAAAATTTTAATAAAATGTCTTCTAAGTTAAAGTCGAATTATGAAGAACTAAAAAAAGAATCTCAGGAGTTAATTAAAAAGAATAATGAATTGCAAGACCTGTATATGGAACTTGAAGCGTCATATGAGCAGATGGAGGCTGTTACAAATGAACTTGAAGCATCAGAATCAAGGTATAGAACATTGGTGGATAATATGTCGGATATTCTTTGGTTTACCGACAAAGAGTACAATGTAGAATTCATAAATAACAGATCTTTAAAATTTTTAGATTATTTACCTGATGAAATGATAGGTAAAAAAATTTTTGAATACATTGATGATGATAAAAAATTAATGGAAGATTTAATGACCGGAAAAATAAATATGTCAGAAATAAAATTCAAAAAAAGAGACGGCTCAACAATTTTGACTGAGACTAGAGTCAAGCTAGTGAAAAATAGTGAAGATGAATTGCTGGGAATTCAAGGATTGTCTAGAGATATAACAGATTATTGCAATGCAAAAAAGGAGATACTGGAGAGAAATAGGCAGATTCTTGCTATAGGAAATGTGACACAATTGTTGACTAAAAATTTAGAGCCCCATGATATACTTTATTCTATAGCAGAAAAAATATCAACAATACTGTCTTCTCCATTGTGTACCATAAGAACTGTCAATGAATCAGGAAAATTGGAGCTTATGGTGGCAGCAGGGGAGTTAAAAGATATGCCTCTTTTAAAAGAGCTATCTTTAACAAGTGATGAAAATGTTAAGCTTCTTGTATCAAAGGAAATTACGATTTTAGATGCGAATAAATTTCCAGCAGATTACGTTTTGTTAAAAAGGCTTAAACAGCTAAATGTCAAGAATATAATTTCTGTTCCGCTAATATCGAAAGACAAGGCTGTAGGAACATTAAACATATTAACGACATCAAGATTAGCAAATGATATAAGCTTATTGCGATCTGTTGCTGATAGCGTATCTATTGCTATAGAAAATGCCAATCTCTACGATAATCTAAGAAATTGGTATCTAAGGGCAATTGATGCGCTGGCGTATGCGGTTGAAGCAAAAGACAGATATACTAAGGGACACTCTTTGAGAGTTTCAAAATATGCAGCAATTATAGGCGAAAGTATGGGGCTTCCAAAAGATGAAATAGAGAAGTTAAAAATTGCTGGCATATTACATGATATAGGTAAAATTGGAATATCAGATAAAATACTCACAAAACCTGGAAAACTTACAAAAGAAGAGTATGATAAGATTAAACAGCATCCTAGCATATCGAGGAAAATTTTGGAGCCTATAGGGCTTTCGAAAGATATAATAGATGGAATCGAGAAGCACCATGAAAGGTACGACGGAAAAGGCTATCCCTTTGGGCTTGATGATGATAACATACCATTGATTGCTGCGATACTGTGTGTTGCAGATTCATTTGATGCAATGACATCTGATAGATCATACAGAAAAGGGATGCCTTTTGACGAAGCCGTAAATGAATTATTAAAGTATAAAGGGACACAATTCAATCCGCGGGTGGTAGATAGTGTAATATCTATATACATGAGAGACAGAAAAAAGATTGAGAGAATCAAAAGAGAAATTGAGATAGCTAACTAAAAAGGATATAGAAAAGTATCCTTTTTTTTGTTACAATTAAGTAAATGAGGTGTTTTTTATGTATCAGTCGTTATACAGGAAATACAGACCTCGAAATTTTAGTGAGGTTTTAGGGCAGAATCATATTGTTAGAACGTTAAAAAATCAGATAAAGACAGGAAGAATAGGACACGCTTATCTTTTTTGTGGGACTAGAGGTACAGGTAAAACCAGTGTTGCTAAGATTTTCGCAAAAGCAGTCAATTGTCCTAACAGTGTAGAAGGTGAGCCTTGCAATAGATGCCAAATATGTGAATCTGCAAACAACAATTCCCTTATAGATATAATAGAGATAGATGCAGCATCAAATAACAGCGTTGATGATGTAAGAGAATTGAGGGACAATATAATATATGCACCATCAATATGTAAGTACAAAGTGTATATTATCGATGAGGTTCACATGCTGTCAGGAAGTGCTTTTAATGCGCTTTTAAAAACGTTGGAGGAGCCGCCATCACATGCTATATTTATATTGGCAACTACAGAGCCAAATAAGATACCGGCTACTATTTTGTCAAGGTGTCAGAGATTTGATTTTAAAAGGATACCATCAAAGGTTATTTCACAAAATATAGGGAAAATTGCCAAAGACAGCAATATAAACATAGAGAATAGAGCTATTGCGATGATTGCCCGGCATGGAAATG contains the following coding sequences:
- a CDS encoding HD domain-containing phosphohydrolase, which codes for MFKSYRSRLFAIIFGVSVFVYLLSFVHIIKGIGNNIFTSILILLISVFIAMRESKYMSYPLEKLNECVKRITNGEYDYNIDIDVTEEFAELSKNFNKMSSKLKSNYEELKKESQELIKKNNELQDLYMELEASYEQMEAVTNELEASESRYRTLVDNMSDILWFTDKEYNVEFINNRSLKFLDYLPDEMIGKKIFEYIDDDKKLMEDLMTGKINMSEIKFKKRDGSTILTETRVKLVKNSEDELLGIQGLSRDITDYCNAKKEILERNRQILAIGNVTQLLTKNLEPHDILYSIAEKISTILSSPLCTIRTVNESGKLELMVAAGELKDMPLLKELSLTSDENVKLLVSKEITILDANKFPADYVLLKRLKQLNVKNIISVPLISKDKAVGTLNILTTSRLANDISLLRSVADSVSIAIENANLYDNLRNWYLRAIDALAYAVEAKDRYTKGHSLRVSKYAAIIGESMGLPKDEIEKLKIAGILHDIGKIGISDKILTKPGKLTKEEYDKIKQHPSISRKILEPIGLSKDIIDGIEKHHERYDGKGYPFGLDDDNIPLIAAILCVADSFDAMTSDRSYRKGMPFDEAVNELLKYKGTQFNPRVVDSVISIYMRDRKKIERIKREIEIAN